The Lactuca sativa cultivar Salinas chromosome 2, Lsat_Salinas_v11, whole genome shotgun sequence genome includes a window with the following:
- the LOC111921607 gene encoding granule-bound starch synthase 2, chloroplastic/amyloplastic → MTTMSSLAFVTDHTAIDSAGLLDYHRRPKIPLFSYYRPRKPLLDTAFLCNNTKIVGGRRIWRVKATGENGPGGDATGDTDEALQVVIEKSKKLLAKQRDLLQQIAERREIIASISNTTKIKSEKEEISSEDEEEKSFLELDSNLPDDIYTLQNPSTIKSYEIDTSKSQIKSFPDEDFNNKLQNTNSEKATTNTKELPPFVSDISSTFKKFENTNESISHHVKEHVPDAPMGDNSKSPPLAGPNVMNIILVAAECAPWSKTGGLGDVAGALPKALAYRGHRVMVVAPRYGNYADLQDTGIRKRYSVNGQDMEVHYFQTYIDGVDFVFIENHMFRNLGSNIYSGNRSDILRRMVLFCKAAIEVPWHVPCGGLCYGDGNLVFIANDWHTALLPVYLKAYYHEHGLMQYARSVLVIHNIAHQGRGPVDDFSYTDLPPNYLNLFKMYDPIGGEHFNIFAAGLKTAYQIITVSHGYTWELKTTEGGRGLHNIINENDWKLTGIVNGIDKQEWNPESDIHLTSDNYTNYSLTTLHTHKPQCKAALQTELGLPVRADIPVIAFIGRLDNQKGVDLIVDAIPWMVDQDVQVVMLGTGRPELENMLREMEARYRDRVRGWVGFSVKMAHRITAGADVLLMPSRFEPCGLNQLYAMSYGTVPVVHGVGGLKDTVQPFDPYRETGLGWVFDRAETGLLIEAIWNCLLTYREYKESWNGIQRRGMMQDLSWGNAACRYEEVLVKAKYQW, encoded by the exons ATGACAACTATGAGTTCTTTGGCATTTGTGACCGATCACACAGCGATTGATAGCGCTGGTCTTTTAGATTATCATCGTCGACCGAAGATCCCTTTGTTCTCATATTATCGACCAAGAAAACCACTTCTTGATACGGCATTTCTATGTAATAATACTAAAATTGTCGGTGGTCGAAGAATATGGAGGGTCAAAGCAACCGGAGAAAATGGTCCCGGTGGAGATGCAACCGGTGATACGGACGAGGCGCTTCAAGTTGTAATTGAGAAATCGAAAAAGCTTTTGGCCAAGCAGAGAGACCTTCTTCAACAG ATAGCTGAAAGAAGGGAAATAATTGCATCCATAAGTAATACTACCAAAATAAAATCTGAGAAAGAAGAAATTTCATCTGAAGACGAAGAGGAAAAATCCTTTCTGGAACTGGATTCTAATCTTCCTGATGACATCTACACACTTCAAAATCCATCTACAATCAAAAGTTATGAAATAGATACATCAAAATCCCAAATTAAATCCTTTCCAGATGAAGATTTCAATAACAAGCTTCAAAACACAAATTCAGAGAAAGCTACAACAAATACAAAAGAGTTGCCACCCTTTGTTTCTGATATCTCATCCACATTCAAAAAATTCGAAAATACCAATGAATCAATATCACACCATGTAAAAGAGCATGTGCCAGATGCTCCCATGGGTGACAATTCAAAATCCCCTCCTTTAGCAGGTCCAAATGTAATGAATATCATATTAGTCGCTGCAGAATGTGCTCCTTGGTCTAAAACAG GTGGTCTTGGAGACGTTGCTGGAGCTTTACCAAAGGCTCTGGCTTATCGTGGGCATAGAGTAATG GTAGTAGCACCTCGCTATGGAAATTATGCTGATCTTCAAGATACAGGAATCAGGAAGAGGTATTCAGTGAATGGACAG GATATGGAGGTGCATTACTTTCAAACATACATAGACGGTGTGGATTTTGTTTTCATTGAAAATCACATGTTCAGGAACTTGGGGAGTAATATATATAGTGGAAATCGTTCT GATATTCTTAGACGCATGGTTTTATTCTGCAAAGCAGCTATCGAG GTTCCCTGGCATGTTCCATGTGGTGGGCTCTGCTACGGCGATGGAAATTTGGTATTCATTGCTAACGATTGGCATACTGCATTGTTACCGGTTTACCTCAAAGCATATTATCATGAACATGGATTAATGCAATACGCAAGATCCGTTCTTGTCATTCATAACATCGCTCATCAG GGACGTGGGCCTGTAGATGATTTCTCCTACACCGATCTACCACCGAATTACTTAAATCTTTTCAAAATGTATGATCCAATCGGTGGTGAACACTTCAACATCTTTGCAGCAGGTTTAAAAACCGCATACCAAATCATCACAGTAAGTCACGGATACACATGGGAGCTAAAAACCACCGAAGGAGGTCGCGGTCTCCACAATATAATCAACGAAAACGACTGGAAACTAACCGGAATCGTCAACGGAATCGACAAACAGGAATGGAATCCCGAATCCGACATCCATCTAACTTCCGATAACTACACCAACTACTCCTTAACAACACTCCACACCCACAAGCCACAATGCAAAGCCGCACTCCAAACTGAACTCGGGCTGCCCGTTCGGGCAGACATCCCGGTCATCGCGTTCATTGGTAGACTAGACAACCAAAAGGGCGTTGACTTGATAGTAGACGCGATCCCATGGATGGTTGACCAAGATGTACAAGTGGTGATGTTGGGTACGGGTCGACCCGAGCTTGAAAACATGCTTAGGGAAATGGAGGCCCGGTATCGTGACCGGGTCAGGGGATGGGTCGGGTTTTCGGTCAAGATGGCTCATAGGATAACTGCGGGTGCGGATGTTTTATTAATGCCATCGCGGTTCGAGCCGTGTGGGTTGAACCAGTTGTACGCGATGAGTTATGGGACGGTGCCCGTGGTGCATGGTGTGGGTGGGTTGAAGGACACGGTGCAACCGTTTGACCCGTATAGAGAGACCGGGTTAGGGTGGGTGTTTGACCGGGCGGAGACTGGGTTGTTGATTGAGGCGATTTGGAATTGTTTGTTGACTTATAGGGAGTATAAGGAGAGTTGGAATGGGATTCAGAGGAGAGGGATGATGCAGGATTTGAGTTGGGGGAATGCTGCTTGTCGATATGAAGAGGTTCTTGTTAAGGCCAAGTATCAATGGTGA
- the LOC111921606 gene encoding 2-dehydro-3-deoxyphosphooctonate aldolase 1, which translates to MDSSTALYNQLKGAQPFFVLAGPNVIESEEHILHMAKQIKAITSKLGLPLVFKSSFDKANRTSSKSFRGPGLAEGLKILEKVKVTYDLPIVTDVHESSQCEAVARVADIIQIPAFLCRQTDLLVAAAKTGKIVNIKKGQFCASSVMTNSAEKVRLAGNQNVMVCERGTMFGYNDLIVDPRNFEWLREANCPVVADVTHALQQPAGKKLEGGGVASGGLRELIPCVARTAVAVGVDGLFMEVHDDPLNAPVDGPTQWPLRHLEELLEELVAIARVTKGKHKYDIDLTPYRE; encoded by the exons ATGGATTCATCAACTGCGTTATACAATCAGCTTAAG GGAGCACAACCATTCTTTGTGTTAGCTGGTCCCAATGTGATTGAATCTGAAGAACATATTTTACATATGGCCAAACAAATCAAGGCTATCACTTCAAA acTTGGATTGCCATTAGTTTTTAAGTCAAGCTTTGACAAAGCTAACAGAACCTCATCAAAATCTTTTCGTGGGCCTGGATTAGCTGAGGGATTAAAG ATCCTTGAAAAGGTCAAAGTCACATATGACTTGCCCATAGTGACTGATGTACATGAATCTAGCCAG TGTGAAGCCGTTGCCAGGGTTGCAGATATAATTCAAATTCCAGCATTTTTATGTCGACag aCTGATCTCCTAGTTGCAGCTGCCAAGACTGGCAAAATTGTAAATATAAAGAAAGGCCAGTTTTGTGCTTCCTCT GTGATGACCAACTCAGCAGAAAAAGTCAGATTGGCTGGAAATCAAAACGTTATGGTTTGTGAGAGAGGAACCATGTTTGGTTACA ATGATTTAATCGTTGATCCACGCAACTTTGAATGGCTGCGAGAAGCTAATTGTCCTGTG GTAGCGGATGTGACACATGCGTTGCAACAACCTGCTGGGAAAAAGCTGGAAGGTGGTGGTGTTGCTAGTGGAGGTCTCCGGGAACTAATACCTTGTGTTGCAAGGACAGCTGTCGCTGTGGGAGTGGATGGGCTTTTTATGGAG GTGCATGATGACCCACTTAATGCTCCGGTTGATGGTCCAACACAATGG CCTCTGCGACATTTAGAGGAGCTTCTAGAAGAGCTTGTTGCAATTGCT aggGTTACCAAAGGGAAGCACAAGTACGATATTGACCTTACTCCATATCGTGAGTAA